A part of Maridesulfovibrio hydrothermalis AM13 = DSM 14728 genomic DNA contains:
- a CDS encoding 4Fe-4S dicluster domain-containing protein, with the protein MGIVNITKSYDADFVRQVEEESGQKLDLCYQCGNCTAGCPYTFAYDYPVSKIMRLTQAGQKETVLKSKSLWLCATCESCTTRCPNNIDVAHIMDVLRHMARRAGYAPVPTVKTFWDSFLDSVENNGRVFEIGLLASYVTKTGRFWTDLDLGPKVLPKGKMHFKPPQIQGKEEVKKIFKRFKEESRK; encoded by the coding sequence ATGGGAATAGTAAACATTACGAAGTCTTACGACGCCGATTTTGTAAGACAAGTTGAAGAAGAAAGCGGACAGAAGCTAGATCTGTGCTATCAGTGCGGCAACTGTACCGCCGGGTGTCCGTACACATTTGCGTACGACTACCCGGTAAGCAAGATAATGCGTCTCACGCAGGCGGGGCAGAAAGAAACTGTCCTGAAATCAAAGTCCCTGTGGCTTTGCGCCACCTGCGAATCATGCACCACTAGGTGTCCTAACAATATTGACGTTGCTCACATCATGGATGTGTTGCGCCATATGGCCCGCCGTGCAGGGTATGCCCCGGTGCCGACAGTCAAGACATTCTGGGACAGCTTCCTTGATTCCGTTGAAAACAACGGCAGGGTGTTTGAAATTGGCCTTCTTGCGTCTTACGTTACAAAAACAGGTCGATTCTGGACCGATCTGGATCTTGGACCAAAAGTGCTGCCCAAAGGTAAAATGCACTTCAAGCCTCCACAGATTCAGGGAAAAGAAGAAGTTAAAAAGATATTCAAGCGATTCAAAGAGGAGTCCCGCAAATGA
- a CDS encoding cytochrome c family protein, with protein MRGKGFAVRIGVFLAALVVFGCSVADYGITDSAVYVGSESCKECHENEYSNYSKYSKKAHSARSVKLMATDLDPDELKECFACHATGYGKPGGFISFEETPHLADAGCEVCHGPGSLHAEDGDPELIKRKMTIEECETCHNAERVENFNFKPLIFGGAH; from the coding sequence ATGCGAGGAAAAGGGTTCGCCGTTCGGATCGGGGTTTTTCTGGCGGCATTGGTTGTTTTCGGGTGTTCAGTGGCTGATTACGGGATTACTGATTCTGCTGTATATGTAGGGTCTGAATCCTGTAAGGAGTGTCATGAAAATGAATATAGTAATTATAGCAAGTATTCCAAAAAGGCACATTCGGCTAGAAGTGTTAAACTCATGGCTACTGATCTTGACCCGGATGAATTGAAAGAATGTTTCGCATGCCATGCCACCGGATACGGGAAGCCCGGAGGTTTTATTTCTTTTGAAGAGACTCCTCATCTGGCAGATGCAGGATGTGAAGTCTGCCACGGTCCCGGTTCTCTTCATGCAGAAGATGGTGATCCTGAACTGATCAAAAGAAAAATGACTATTGAAGAATGCGAAACTTGCCATAATGCTGAACGAGTAGAAAATTTTAATTTCAAACCGCTGATTTTCGGCGGAGCACACTAG